Proteins from one Embleya scabrispora genomic window:
- a CDS encoding NAD+ synthase — protein sequence MTRIRIALSQIDPTVGDLDGNAELVLGRTRRAAERGATLVAFPEMALTGYPVEDLALRSSFVEASRLAMEHLAGRLAAEGLGEIAVVVGYLDRCEASTPRLGRPAGAPQNAVAVLHRGRIAARSAKHHLPNYGVFDEYRYFVPGDRLLVARIGGVDIAIAVCEDLWQEGGPVAAARAARVGLLLSINASPYEVSKDDSRLDLVRRRAREADCTLAYVNAFGGQDELVFDGDSLIVDAEGRVLSRAARFHEELLVADLDLPQRTVDARLARTDDTVADDLTIRHVVLTEESAPPPGPAAEHTIAPALSDDAEIYGALVTGLRDYVAKNGFKSVLLGLSGGIDSALVAAIAADAVGGGNVYGVSMPSSYSSEHSRDDAADTAERIGLDYRQVPIAPMVDAYLAALGLTGLAEENLQARVRGTTLMGLSNQEGHLVLATGNKSELACGYSTLYGDAVGGFAPIKDVPKTAVWRLARWRNAEAERRGEVAPIPVNSITKPPSAELRPGQVDTDSLPPYDLLDAILDDYVERDMGRDAIVAAGFEPALVDRILALVDTAEYKRRQYPPGTKISLKAFGRDRRLPITNHWRESG from the coding sequence GTGACCCGGATTCGCATCGCCCTCAGCCAGATCGACCCCACGGTCGGCGATCTCGACGGCAACGCCGAACTGGTGTTGGGCCGCACCCGACGGGCCGCCGAGCGCGGCGCGACACTCGTGGCCTTCCCGGAGATGGCCCTGACCGGCTACCCCGTCGAGGACCTGGCGCTGCGCTCGTCCTTCGTCGAGGCCTCCCGGCTGGCCATGGAGCACCTCGCCGGCCGGCTCGCCGCCGAGGGACTGGGCGAGATCGCGGTGGTCGTCGGCTATCTGGACCGGTGCGAGGCGTCCACACCGCGCCTGGGCCGCCCGGCCGGCGCCCCGCAGAACGCGGTCGCGGTGCTGCACCGGGGCCGGATCGCGGCCCGCTCCGCCAAACACCACCTGCCCAACTACGGCGTGTTCGACGAATACCGCTACTTCGTGCCCGGCGACCGGCTCCTGGTCGCCCGGATCGGCGGGGTGGACATCGCGATCGCGGTCTGTGAGGACCTGTGGCAGGAGGGCGGCCCGGTGGCCGCCGCGCGCGCCGCCCGGGTCGGGCTGCTGCTGTCGATCAACGCGTCGCCGTACGAGGTGAGCAAGGACGACTCGCGGCTCGACCTGGTCCGCCGCCGGGCCCGCGAGGCCGACTGCACACTCGCCTACGTCAACGCCTTCGGCGGCCAGGACGAACTGGTCTTCGACGGCGACTCGCTGATCGTGGACGCCGAGGGCCGGGTGCTCTCGCGCGCCGCCCGATTCCACGAGGAACTGCTCGTGGCCGACCTGGACCTGCCGCAGCGCACCGTCGACGCCCGGCTCGCCCGCACGGACGACACGGTGGCCGACGACCTGACCATCCGGCACGTGGTGCTGACCGAGGAGTCCGCGCCGCCGCCCGGGCCCGCCGCCGAGCACACCATCGCGCCGGCCCTGTCCGACGACGCGGAGATCTACGGGGCGCTGGTCACCGGTCTGCGCGACTACGTGGCCAAGAACGGCTTCAAGTCGGTCCTGCTCGGCCTGTCCGGCGGGATCGACTCGGCCCTGGTCGCCGCGATCGCGGCCGACGCGGTGGGCGGCGGCAACGTGTACGGCGTCTCGATGCCCAGCAGCTACTCCTCCGAGCACTCCCGGGACGACGCGGCCGACACCGCCGAGCGCATCGGGCTCGACTACCGGCAGGTGCCGATCGCGCCGATGGTGGACGCCTACCTGGCCGCGCTCGGGCTGACCGGCCTGGCCGAGGAGAACCTCCAGGCCCGGGTGCGCGGCACCACCCTGATGGGCCTGTCCAACCAGGAGGGCCACCTGGTCCTGGCCACCGGCAACAAGAGCGAGCTGGCCTGCGGCTACTCCACCCTGTACGGCGACGCGGTGGGCGGCTTCGCACCGATCAAGGACGTGCCCAAGACCGCGGTGTGGCGGCTGGCCCGCTGGCGCAACGCCGAGGCCGAGCGGCGCGGCGAGGTCGCGCCGATCCCGGTCAACTCGATCACCAAGCCGCCCAGCGCCGAACTGCGACCCGGCCAGGTCGACACCGACTCGCTGCCGCCCTACGACCTGCTGGACGCCATCCTGGACGACTACGTCGAACGCGACATGGGCCGCGACGCGATCGTGGCCGCGGGCTTCGAACCGGCCCTGGTGGACCGCATCCTGGCCCTCGTCGACACCGCCGAGTACAAGCGGCGCCAATACCCGCCGGGCACCAAGATCTCCCTCAAGGCCTTCGGCCGCGACCGCCGCCTACCCATCACCAACCACTGGCGCGAAAGCGGCTGA
- a CDS encoding TetR/AcrR family transcriptional regulator — MQPATSRSTVEPTAGPTDPTVEAGVDPGAADKPRRGRPRSEEAERAILDATLRLLAEHRSVAGLSVEAVAQEAGVGKATIYRRWPGKEALIIAALEAAEVTPTVLAGRSLREDLVSVLENMRRQAIDKRGDGLMGIVAGEIRSHPELYRRYHEVVVEKRRAILRDLLQRGIDSGELRADLPMEVLMDLVTGPILVRKLVRANASLDPELPAQLVDALLGGIRARS, encoded by the coding sequence ATGCAGCCTGCGACATCCCGATCAACGGTCGAACCGACGGCCGGCCCCACCGACCCCACCGTCGAGGCCGGCGTCGACCCCGGCGCGGCGGACAAGCCGCGCCGGGGCCGGCCCCGCAGCGAGGAGGCCGAACGGGCGATCCTCGACGCGACGTTGCGACTGCTCGCCGAGCACCGCAGCGTCGCCGGCCTCTCGGTCGAGGCGGTGGCCCAGGAGGCGGGGGTGGGCAAGGCCACCATCTACCGCCGCTGGCCCGGCAAGGAGGCGCTGATCATCGCCGCGCTCGAGGCCGCGGAGGTGACCCCGACGGTGCTCGCGGGCCGCTCGTTGCGCGAGGATCTGGTCAGCGTGCTGGAGAACATGCGCCGGCAGGCCATCGACAAGCGCGGCGACGGCCTGATGGGAATAGTGGCGGGCGAGATCCGCAGCCATCCGGAGCTGTACCGGCGCTACCACGAGGTCGTGGTGGAAAAGCGCCGGGCGATCCTGCGGGATCTGCTGCAGCGCGGGATCGACTCCGGCGAACTGCGCGCCGACCTTCCGATGGAAGTCCTGATGGACCTCGTCACGGGCCCCATACTGGTACGCAAGCTCGTACGGGCGAACGCGAGTCTGGATCCGGAACTGCCGGCCCAACTCGTAGACGCGCTGCTCGGCGGAATCCGCGCTCGCTCCTGA
- a CDS encoding phosphatase PAP2 family protein, with the protein MTRLRVYLHTPRRPRFVVELALVALSYWVYSLIRNAVPERQGTAIDRAWQLLDVEKTMHIDIEHSVNHAVNGVTWLIVPMNYYYATLHFVVTIGVLVWLFHKHPGRYRAVRTVLFLTTGMALFGYFFYALAPPRLLPGADYIDTVLIHHTWGSMASGDMKNVSNQYAAMPSMHIGWSTWCALAIVMFARPLWAKVLGVLYPITTLFVIVATGNHFVLDAVGGWITLAAAFGVQCLVNGRSAYRFPQYPPDDPRAAPPPPPPVPKAADGHDGHAPDAPRGKPQREPVEVSSSP; encoded by the coding sequence ATGACCCGATTGCGTGTATATCTGCACACGCCGCGTCGTCCGCGATTCGTGGTCGAACTCGCGTTGGTGGCGCTGAGCTACTGGGTGTACTCGCTGATCCGCAACGCGGTCCCGGAGCGCCAGGGGACCGCGATCGACCGCGCCTGGCAACTCCTCGATGTCGAGAAGACCATGCACATCGACATCGAACACAGCGTGAACCACGCCGTCAACGGCGTCACCTGGTTGATCGTGCCGATGAACTACTACTACGCCACCCTGCACTTCGTGGTCACCATCGGTGTCCTGGTGTGGCTGTTCCACAAACATCCCGGCCGCTACCGGGCCGTGCGCACGGTGTTGTTCCTGACCACCGGGATGGCCCTGTTCGGCTACTTCTTCTACGCCCTCGCACCGCCGCGACTGCTGCCCGGGGCGGACTACATCGACACCGTCCTGATCCACCACACGTGGGGATCGATGGCGTCCGGCGACATGAAGAACGTCTCCAACCAGTACGCGGCGATGCCGTCGATGCACATCGGCTGGTCGACGTGGTGCGCGCTCGCGATCGTGATGTTCGCCCGGCCGCTGTGGGCCAAGGTGCTCGGCGTCCTGTACCCGATCACCACGCTGTTCGTGATCGTGGCGACCGGCAACCACTTCGTACTCGACGCGGTGGGCGGCTGGATCACCCTGGCCGCGGCCTTCGGCGTCCAGTGCCTGGTCAACGGACGCTCCGCGTACCGCTTCCCGCAGTATCCGCCGGACGACCCGCGGGCCGCGCCGCCACCGCCGCCGCCGGTCCCCAAGGCCGCCGACGGGCACGACGGGCACGCACCCGACGCCCCTCGCGGGAAGCCTCAGCGCGAGCCCGTCGAAGTCTCGTCCTCGCCGTAG
- a CDS encoding TetR/AcrR family transcriptional regulator, translated as MRNGVPSERVQSDDEPERSARPGRRTLSREDWARAALEAMREGGLGAVAVEPLAERLGTTKGSFYWHFKDRDSLIQAALERWVAESEELMAAAERIEDPVERGRRLTEYAFTAPSGADITTTLLIHAQHPVVGPILEQVTRRRLEFGARLTEELGLPADAAYRHALTALTMTVGIALIRRGAPQLLPQGEEKDAYVRYILELLGPPMS; from the coding sequence ATGCGCAACGGTGTTCCCTCGGAGAGGGTTCAATCAGACGACGAACCGGAACGGTCCGCTCGCCCCGGCCGCCGCACCCTCAGCCGAGAGGACTGGGCTCGAGCGGCCCTGGAGGCGATGCGGGAAGGCGGCCTGGGCGCGGTCGCGGTGGAACCCCTCGCGGAACGCCTCGGCACCACCAAGGGCAGTTTCTACTGGCACTTCAAGGATCGCGACTCGCTCATCCAGGCCGCCCTGGAGCGCTGGGTGGCCGAGTCCGAGGAGCTGATGGCCGCGGCCGAGCGGATCGAGGATCCGGTCGAACGCGGGCGCCGGCTCACCGAGTACGCGTTCACCGCGCCCAGCGGCGCGGACATCACCACCACGCTGCTGATCCACGCCCAGCACCCGGTGGTCGGCCCGATCCTGGAGCAGGTCACCCGCCGGCGGCTGGAGTTCGGCGCCCGGCTGACCGAGGAACTGGGCCTGCCCGCCGACGCCGCCTACCGGCATGCGCTGACCGCGCTGACCATGACCGTCGGCATCGCGCTGATCCGCCGAGGCGCGCCGCAACTGCTGCCGCAGGGCGAGGAGAAGGACGCCTACGTCCGGTACATTTTGGAGCTGCTGGGCCCGCCGATGTCCTGA
- a CDS encoding glutamine synthetase family protein, translating into MDKQQEFVLRTLEERDIRFVRLWFTDVLGFLKSVAVAPAELEQAFAEGIGFDGSAIEGFARVHESDMLAKPDPATFQILPWRAEAPGTARMFCDILMPDGSPSFADPRYVLKRTLERASEKGFTFYTHPEIEFFLLKEKPVDGTPPTPIDHSGYFDHTPQPVGQDFRRQAITMLENMGISVEFSHHEGAPGQQEIDLRYADALSTADNIMTFRLVVKEVALEQGVHASFMPKPFSEHPGSGMHTHLSLFEGDRNAFYEAGAEYQLSKVGRSFIAGLLRHAGEMAAITNQWVNSYKRLWGASARTAGMGGEAPSYICWGHNNRSALVRVPMYKPTKGQSTRIEVRQIDSACNPYLAYAVLLGAGLKGVEEGYELPPGAEDDVWALTDAERRALGIAPLPQNLAEAIALMERSELLPEILGEHVFEFFLRNKRHEWEEYRQQVTPFELKRYLPVL; encoded by the coding sequence ATGGATAAGCAGCAGGAGTTCGTGCTCCGCACCCTCGAGGAGCGCGACATCCGGTTCGTGCGGCTTTGGTTCACCGACGTGCTCGGCTTCCTGAAATCCGTCGCGGTGGCACCGGCCGAACTCGAGCAGGCGTTCGCCGAGGGCATCGGCTTCGACGGCTCGGCGATCGAGGGCTTCGCGCGCGTGCACGAGTCGGACATGCTCGCCAAGCCGGACCCGGCCACGTTCCAGATACTGCCGTGGCGGGCCGAGGCCCCCGGTACCGCTCGCATGTTCTGCGACATCCTGATGCCCGACGGCTCGCCGTCGTTCGCCGACCCGCGCTACGTACTCAAGCGCACCCTGGAGCGGGCCTCGGAGAAGGGCTTCACCTTCTACACGCACCCCGAGATCGAGTTCTTCCTGTTGAAGGAGAAGCCGGTCGACGGGACCCCGCCGACGCCGATCGACCACAGCGGCTACTTCGACCACACCCCGCAGCCGGTCGGCCAGGACTTCCGCCGCCAGGCGATCACCATGCTCGAGAACATGGGCATCTCGGTCGAGTTCAGCCACCACGAGGGCGCGCCGGGTCAGCAGGAGATCGACCTGCGCTACGCCGACGCGCTGAGCACGGCGGACAACATCATGACCTTCCGGCTGGTGGTCAAGGAGGTCGCCCTGGAGCAGGGCGTGCACGCGTCCTTCATGCCCAAGCCGTTCTCCGAGCACCCCGGCTCGGGGATGCACACCCACCTGTCCCTGTTCGAGGGCGACCGCAACGCGTTCTACGAGGCCGGCGCCGAGTACCAACTCTCCAAGGTCGGCCGCTCGTTCATCGCGGGGTTGCTGCGGCACGCGGGCGAGATGGCCGCGATCACGAACCAGTGGGTCAACTCGTACAAGCGACTGTGGGGCGCGTCGGCGCGCACCGCGGGCATGGGCGGCGAGGCGCCGTCGTACATCTGCTGGGGGCACAACAACCGCTCCGCCCTGGTGCGGGTGCCGATGTACAAGCCCACCAAGGGGCAGTCCACCCGGATCGAGGTGCGCCAGATCGATTCGGCGTGCAACCCCTACCTGGCCTACGCGGTGCTGCTCGGCGCCGGGCTCAAGGGCGTCGAGGAGGGCTACGAGCTGCCCCCGGGCGCCGAGGACGACGTGTGGGCGCTGACCGATGCCGAGCGGCGTGCGCTCGGCATCGCGCCGCTGCCGCAGAACCTGGCCGAGGCGATCGCGCTGATGGAACGCAGCGAGCTGCTGCCGGAGATCCTGGGCGAGCACGTCTTCGAGTTCTTCCTGCGCAACAAGCGGCACGAGTGGGAGGAGTACCGCCAGCAGGTGACTCCCTTCGAGCTGAAGCGCTACCTGCCGGTCCTCTGA
- a CDS encoding bifunctional [glutamine synthetase] adenylyltransferase/[glutamine synthetase]-adenylyl-L-tyrosine phosphorylase codes for MTSADQPREPAATDGRLVRLGFTDIASAARNLRDPALLGAGDDPLFLDALAATADPDLALLGLVRLAEAAADRSVLLSTLASAKPFRDRILGVLGVSAALGDHLARHPDDWRSLVTYDVRDARPTPAYFHTVLAGALTGLRGDPALDALRVGYRRCLLSIAARDVCGSADEPTVAAELADLAGATLDAALDLVRREHPVEAEQCRLAVIGMGKCGGRELNYISDVDVVFVAEAPPGVSEGIAVAAANRLAGALMRACSATTVEGSIWEVDANLRPEGRNGPLTRTLASHLAYYERWAKTWEFQALLKARPVAGDAALGRKYMDSVSPMVWTAAGRENFVADVQAMRRRVVDSIPAREVAREVKLGPGGLRDIEFAVQLLQLVHGKSDPTLRRGSTLEALAALSAAGYVGRDDAAGLDAAYRFLRTLEHRIQLFRLRRTHLLPTDAGELRRIARSMGMRSDPVGELEKAWKQQTLEVRRLHEKLFYRPLLDAVARLKAGEQRLTAEAARARFEALGYADPAAAMRHLEALASGVSRRASIQRTLLPVMLSWFADSADPDAGLLAFRQVSDALGNTHWYLRLLRDSGAGASGAAAENMARVLASGRLAPDLLLRAPEAVAILGDGDGLRPRSRAALETEILAAVGRAPGPESAVQAARSVRRRELFRIVAADVLGRPAVDAIGRALTDVNAATLTGALRAAVDGFERERGPMPARIAIIAMGRFGGYEQGYGSDADVMFVYEPIEDVPEESAAKAAQRVCNEVRRLLQIPSTDPPLLIDADLRPEGRQGPLVRTLASYRAYYERWSKLWESQALLRADVTSGDADLGRRFLALVEPVRYPCGGIDDGQVREIRRMKARIEAERLPRGADPTTHTKLGRGGLADVEWVVQLLQLRHAHEVPALRVTGTRQGLAAARDAGLLDAHDARILDDAWVEATRVRNAVMIVRGRSSDSFPSDVRELGGVARLLGHASDETGSLLEEYRRVTRLARAVVERVFYGEDETSTGSR; via the coding sequence GTGACCTCTGCGGATCAGCCTCGCGAACCGGCGGCCACCGACGGGCGTCTGGTGCGACTGGGCTTCACCGACATCGCGAGCGCCGCGCGCAACCTGCGCGATCCGGCCCTGCTCGGCGCGGGCGACGACCCGCTCTTCCTGGACGCGCTGGCCGCCACCGCCGACCCCGACCTCGCGCTGCTCGGCCTGGTCCGACTCGCCGAGGCCGCCGCCGATCGCTCGGTCCTGCTGTCCACGCTCGCGTCCGCGAAGCCCTTTCGGGACCGGATACTGGGCGTCCTCGGGGTCAGCGCCGCGCTCGGCGACCACCTCGCCCGGCACCCCGACGACTGGCGCTCCCTGGTCACCTACGACGTGCGGGACGCCCGGCCCACCCCGGCCTACTTCCACACCGTGCTCGCCGGCGCGCTCACCGGCCTGCGCGGCGACCCGGCGCTCGACGCGCTGCGCGTCGGCTACCGGCGCTGCCTGCTCTCCATCGCCGCGCGCGACGTGTGCGGCTCGGCCGACGAGCCGACCGTGGCCGCCGAACTCGCCGACCTGGCCGGTGCCACCCTGGACGCCGCGCTCGACCTGGTCCGCCGCGAGCACCCGGTCGAGGCCGAACAGTGCCGGCTGGCGGTGATCGGCATGGGCAAGTGCGGCGGGCGCGAACTCAACTACATCAGCGACGTGGATGTGGTCTTCGTCGCCGAGGCCCCGCCCGGCGTGTCGGAGGGCATCGCGGTCGCCGCCGCCAACCGGCTCGCCGGCGCCCTGATGCGGGCCTGCTCGGCGACCACCGTCGAGGGCTCGATCTGGGAGGTCGACGCCAACCTGCGCCCCGAGGGCCGCAACGGCCCGCTCACGCGGACCCTGGCCAGCCACCTCGCCTACTACGAACGCTGGGCCAAGACCTGGGAGTTCCAGGCCCTGCTCAAGGCCCGCCCGGTGGCCGGCGACGCGGCCCTGGGCCGCAAGTACATGGACAGCGTCTCGCCCATGGTGTGGACCGCGGCCGGCCGGGAGAACTTCGTCGCCGACGTGCAGGCGATGCGCCGCCGGGTGGTGGACAGCATCCCCGCGCGCGAGGTGGCCCGCGAGGTCAAGCTCGGGCCGGGCGGGCTGCGCGACATCGAATTCGCCGTGCAGCTGCTCCAGTTGGTGCACGGCAAGTCCGATCCGACACTGCGCCGCGGCTCCACCCTGGAGGCACTCGCCGCGCTGTCCGCCGCCGGCTACGTGGGCCGTGACGACGCCGCCGGGCTGGACGCCGCGTACCGCTTCCTGCGCACCCTCGAACACCGCATCCAACTCTTCCGGCTGCGCCGCACCCACCTGTTGCCCACCGACGCGGGCGAACTGCGCCGGATCGCCCGCTCGATGGGCATGCGCTCGGATCCGGTGGGCGAGTTGGAGAAGGCCTGGAAGCAGCAGACGCTGGAGGTGCGCCGGCTGCACGAGAAACTGTTCTACCGGCCGCTCCTGGACGCGGTCGCCCGGCTCAAGGCGGGCGAACAGCGGCTTACCGCCGAGGCCGCGCGGGCCCGGTTCGAGGCGCTGGGCTATGCCGACCCGGCCGCCGCGATGCGCCACCTGGAGGCGCTGGCCTCCGGGGTCAGCAGGCGCGCCTCGATCCAGCGCACGCTGCTGCCGGTGATGCTGAGCTGGTTCGCCGACTCGGCCGACCCCGACGCCGGGCTGCTCGCCTTCCGGCAGGTCTCCGACGCGCTCGGCAACACGCACTGGTATCTGCGGCTGCTGCGCGACTCGGGGGCGGGTGCCTCCGGGGCGGCGGCGGAGAACATGGCCCGGGTGCTCGCCTCCGGGCGGCTCGCGCCGGATCTGCTGCTGCGCGCGCCCGAGGCGGTGGCGATACTCGGCGACGGGGACGGGTTGCGGCCGCGTTCGCGGGCGGCGCTCGAGACCGAGATCCTGGCCGCGGTCGGGCGGGCGCCGGGGCCGGAGAGCGCGGTACAGGCGGCGCGCAGTGTGCGCCGACGGGAGCTGTTCCGGATCGTCGCCGCCGACGTGCTGGGCCGGCCGGCCGTGGACGCCATCGGCCGGGCGCTGACCGACGTCAACGCCGCCACGTTGACCGGTGCGCTGCGGGCCGCCGTCGACGGGTTCGAGCGTGAGCGGGGGCCGATGCCGGCTCGGATCGCGATCATCGCGATGGGCCGGTTCGGCGGTTACGAGCAGGGATACGGCAGCGACGCCGACGTGATGTTCGTGTACGAACCGATCGAGGACGTGCCGGAGGAGTCGGCCGCCAAGGCCGCACAGCGGGTGTGCAACGAGGTGCGCCGGCTGCTGCAGATCCCGTCCACCGACCCGCCGCTGCTGATCGACGCCGACCTGCGCCCCGAGGGCCGGCAGGGACCGCTGGTGCGCACGCTCGCGTCGTACCGGGCCTACTACGAGCGCTGGTCCAAATTGTGGGAGAGCCAGGCCCTGCTGCGCGCCGACGTCACCTCGGGCGACGCCGACCTGGGCCGGCGGTTCCTGGCACTGGTCGAGCCGGTGCGCTACCCGTGTGGTGGGATCGACGACGGCCAGGTCCGCGAGATCCGCCGGATGAAGGCCCGGATCGAGGCCGAGCGGCTGCCGCGCGGGGCCGACCCGACCACACACACCAAACTCGGCCGAGGCGGTCTGGCCGATGTCGAATGGGTGGTGCAACTGCTCCAGCTGCGGCACGCGCACGAGGTGCCCGCGCTGCGGGTGACCGGCACCCGACAGGGGTTGGCGGCGGCCCGGGACGCGGGGCTGCTCGACGCGCACGACGCCCGGATCCTGGACGATGCGTGGGTCGAGGCCACCCGGGTGCGCAACGCGGTGATGATCGTGCGCGGCCGGTCCTCGGACAGCTTCCCGTCCGATGTACGCGAACTGGGCGGGGTGGCCCGGCTGCTCGGGCACGCCTCGGACGAGACCGGCAGCCTGCTCGAGGAGTATCGACGGGTGACCAGGCTGGCACGGGCCGTGGTGGAGCGGGTCTTCTACGGCGAGGACGAGACTTCGACGGGCTCGCGCTGA
- a CDS encoding endonuclease/exonuclease/phosphatase family protein produces MTWPTTTDTGAEPQPAGDGGPRRGSRWSWESIRDGAVRVWHTPPWRRGRVIAVFAVLAALPMAFHRLVPNTPGNWGSFVETFLPWAGLVIPLLLVCAAIRRSWTAVAATMLPVLVWVTMFGGFFLPGRGGGSHDLRVVSHNVNADNPDPAGTARSLLGSGADVIALEELPEGAWKQYNAVLKDRYPNVQHEGTVAVWTTARFPMSRAEAIDVGMGFTRALRTVITTPKGDVPFFVAHLASVRFGPSGFTVGDRNRTIDRLASSLAVETAPHVILVGDLNGTTDDRALRPVTRYLRDAQDAAGTGMGFTWPESFPMAAIDHIMYRGMAAADAKVLGSTSSDHKPIQADLRLN; encoded by the coding sequence ATGACGTGGCCCACCACGACCGATACCGGAGCCGAGCCGCAGCCGGCCGGCGACGGCGGTCCGCGGCGCGGGTCACGTTGGTCGTGGGAGTCGATCCGGGACGGCGCGGTCCGCGTCTGGCACACCCCGCCGTGGCGGCGCGGCCGGGTGATCGCGGTGTTCGCGGTGCTGGCCGCGCTGCCGATGGCCTTCCACCGGCTCGTGCCCAACACCCCGGGCAACTGGGGCAGCTTCGTCGAGACCTTCCTGCCCTGGGCGGGCCTGGTCATTCCGCTGCTGCTGGTCTGCGCGGCGATCCGCCGCTCGTGGACCGCGGTCGCCGCGACGATGCTGCCGGTCCTGGTCTGGGTGACCATGTTCGGCGGCTTCTTCCTGCCCGGCCGCGGCGGCGGTTCGCACGACCTGCGGGTGGTCAGCCACAACGTCAACGCGGACAACCCCGACCCGGCCGGCACCGCCCGTTCGCTGCTCGGCTCGGGCGCCGACGTGATCGCGCTCGAGGAACTGCCCGAGGGCGCGTGGAAGCAGTACAACGCCGTGCTCAAGGACCGCTACCCGAACGTGCAGCACGAGGGCACGGTCGCGGTGTGGACCACGGCCCGCTTCCCGATGAGCAGGGCCGAGGCGATCGACGTCGGGATGGGCTTCACCCGGGCGCTGCGCACGGTGATCACCACGCCCAAGGGCGACGTGCCCTTCTTCGTCGCGCACCTGGCGTCGGTGCGTTTCGGCCCGAGCGGCTTCACGGTCGGCGACCGCAACCGCACGATCGACCGGCTCGCGTCGTCGCTCGCGGTCGAGACCGCGCCGCACGTGATCCTGGTCGGCGACCTCAACGGCACCACCGACGACCGCGCGCTGCGCCCGGTCACCCGCTACCTGCGCGACGCCCAGGACGCGGCGGGCACGGGCATGGGCTTCACCTGGCCCGAGTCGTTCCCGATGGCCGCGATCGACCACATCATGTACCGGGGCATGGCCGCGGCCGACGCCAAGGTCCTCGGCAGCACCTCGAGCGACCACAAGCCGATCCAGGCGGACCTGCGCCTGAACTGA
- a CDS encoding MFS transporter encodes MSEPQANPRRWAALALIALAQFMVIMDTSIIGVALPEMRTDLGFSQENLSWVFNAYVVAFGGLLLLGGRLSDLFGAKRVFSVGWAILGVGSLAAGLAGEVWVELVGRAVQGVGAALIAPSALTLLMMLFGGNPKELTKAFALYGAAAPAGGTAGVFLGGLITEYASWPWVFYINIPVAVLALVATPSLMPDAPARRGSIDVLGAILATAGLGVAVYAVVRAPETGWGSAETLGVLAAGIGLIALFLLVQAKRAEPLMPLRILRTPNLAGANLAQLLMAAAWIPMWFFLNLYLQQVLGLGAFASGSALLPMTVAIMLMMIVLAPRLIARFGPNPLVVTGLIALAGGMLWLSLVRSDGNYWVDVLPASLLAAAGMALAFIPSLGTAISSARPEEGGLASGIVNTSYQIGSALGLAAMTAVAAAHGAQEVGNPDALTDGFSAAFLGASAIAAAGAVIAAITLRKPAGATDPTSADPAPESVPSP; translated from the coding sequence ATGTCCGAACCACAAGCCAATCCGCGTCGTTGGGCGGCGCTTGCGCTGATTGCGCTCGCCCAGTTCATGGTCATCATGGACACGTCGATCATCGGCGTGGCCCTGCCCGAGATGCGGACCGATCTCGGGTTCTCGCAGGAGAACCTGTCCTGGGTCTTCAACGCCTACGTGGTCGCGTTCGGCGGGCTGCTCCTGCTCGGTGGGCGGTTGTCCGACCTGTTCGGCGCCAAGCGGGTGTTCTCGGTCGGCTGGGCGATCCTGGGGGTCGGGTCGCTGGCCGCCGGGCTCGCCGGCGAGGTGTGGGTCGAGCTCGTCGGGCGGGCCGTCCAGGGAGTTGGTGCCGCGCTCATCGCGCCCTCGGCGCTGACCCTGTTGATGATGCTCTTCGGCGGCAACCCCAAGGAGTTGACCAAGGCGTTCGCGCTGTACGGCGCCGCCGCGCCCGCCGGCGGCACCGCCGGTGTCTTCCTGGGCGGCCTGATCACCGAATACGCCAGCTGGCCGTGGGTCTTCTACATCAACATCCCCGTCGCCGTACTCGCCCTGGTCGCCACCCCGTCGCTGATGCCGGACGCCCCCGCCCGGCGCGGCTCGATCGACGTGCTCGGTGCCATCCTCGCCACCGCCGGGCTCGGCGTCGCCGTCTACGCCGTCGTGCGTGCCCCCGAGACCGGCTGGGGCTCCGCCGAGACCCTGGGAGTCCTCGCCGCCGGCATCGGCCTGATCGCCCTGTTCCTGCTGGTCCAGGCAAAGCGGGCCGAGCCGCTGATGCCGCTGCGCATCCTGCGTACGCCCAACCTCGCCGGGGCCAACCTGGCCCAGCTGTTGATGGCCGCGGCCTGGATTCCGATGTGGTTCTTCCTCAACCTCTACCTTCAGCAGGTGCTCGGTCTGGGCGCCTTCGCCTCCGGCTCGGCCCTGCTGCCGATGACCGTGGCCATCATGCTCATGATGATCGTGCTCGCGCCGCGCCTGATCGCCCGCTTCGGTCCCAACCCGCTGGTGGTCACCGGCCTGATCGCGCTCGCCGGCGGCATGCTGTGGTTGTCCCTCGTCCGCTCCGACGGCAACTACTGGGTCGACGTGCTGCCCGCCTCCCTGCTCGCCGCCGCCGGCATGGCGCTCGCCTTCATCCCATCCCTGGGCACCGCGATCTCCAGCGCCCGCCCCGAGGAGGGCGGTCTCGCCTCCGGCATCGTCAACACCAGCTACCAGATCGGCTCGGCCCTCGGCCTGGCCGCGATGACCGCCGTCGCCGCCGCACACGGCGCCCAGGAGGTCGGCAACCCCGACGCGCTCACCGACGGCTTCTCCGCCGCGTTCCTCGGTGCCTCCGCCATCGCCGCCGCCGGCGCGGTGATCGCCGCGATCACCCTGCGCAAGCCCGCGGGTGCCACCGACCCGACCTCCGCCGACCCCGCCCCCGAGTCCGTCCCGTCTCCCTGA